In Quercus robur chromosome 11, dhQueRobu3.1, whole genome shotgun sequence, the sequence TCTCCGAGTCTTGCCTTATAGAGTTGAGGCATTTGAAATCTATACATAAGAGGTTTCAATTCCCTAAAAGGGTAGCTATAAGATTACCTCATCttgatgaaaaagtgtgtaccTTTGCTCATGGCGAGGTGAGTTTTTATGAAGCTACCTTTTCATGTGGCCTTCGTTTTCTTGTTCATCCTTTTATTATGCAACTCCTTTCTACTCTTAATGTTGCACCCGATCAGCTCATCCCTAACGCATTGGGGTCGATCATTGGTTGTATGTTGATCTGGGTATCTATCCATAATGGGGACATGATTACTCTAAATGAATTTCTTTACCTGTACCATTTGAAACCTTCCACCCATTATGGGTATTTTGAACTTCTACCTTGGAATAGAGAGTCTAGAATTGTCTGTAGCTTCCCTACTTCCTTTCATGACTAGAAGTCAcgatatttcttcatttttggaTCTGGATGGGAAACCATGTCTGACGACTTGTGGGGTGAGGTCCTATGGTTACTACAGAAATAGGAAATCCCTTCTCTTGGTGtgtttctcttcctcttcattaaATTAGCTGTTTTAAGTTTACTATtcttagactttttttttttttttttttttttttttttttttgcagtttcTGATCATCCCTTGTTGGTGGAACATTACCAAGGAAAAATTAAGGCTGCCCTTGAGTTTGTCCTCACAGTTGACGATTTCAATGAGTTGGTTGATCCTCGTCGTCTGTACAAGTGTTGCCTTGGACCCAAGCCTTCTACGTACGTTTTGAGGAAAATTGCCCAGGAAGAGAAACATAGGTTGAAGAAATGGCCACCAGGTATAGTAAAGACAAATACGCTCGTGTAAAGAACTTGAAGAATGAACCTCTATCTCATATTACACCTAGATCAAAGAAGCGTAAGCTTGATGAAGGAAAGGACGAGACTCTTGCCCCCTGTCACTTTTTGGTACTCCATCCTCTCCCACGCCTTCTCTCAAGATGATGACCACACATTCTAAAGGGAAAGCCAAGGTTGGCAAGAGTGTTTGGGAGGACCCTGCTATTGCCCTTGGACGAGCTCACAATGTCATTACTGACGACGAGCTTAAGGGTCTCTCATCTATCCCTTCCCACAAACTGGTCAGCCATCATATTCACAAACTAGTGCAGGTATTTTACTCAGCGTTTCTTCATTAAGTATTTACACCTGTTAAAACTTACTAACCCTTCTTTCGTTTTTTCAGGTTCTTGGTGAGTCTCTTCATTTGATGACAGACTACTTGAATAGCGAGGAGAAGGTAGTAATGGCCAACTCAAAGATTGATTCCATTGAGGCTGAGAGCTCAAAGTTGAGGAAGGATCTAATTGAAGCTATGCACCAATCGATAAAGGACAAGGAGAAGGTAAAGGAACTGAAGAACTGAAGGTTAAGAGAAAGCTTGTCATTCAGAAAGACGAGGAAGTTCAAGCTGCCCTCCTGAAAATGGATGAGGAATGTGAGAAAGTGATTGCCAGGTTCTAGGAGTCTGATCGCTTCTCTGATATTCAGTTCAAGCAGTACTTCAAGCGCTTCGTGCTTCTTCGTAGGTGGATGATGAAGCACCATAACCATGTAGCAGATTTTGTAAATCTAGACTTTAAAGCTATTGATACTGAGATCCTTGCTGACGAGGCCAATGAGAAGGAAGGTGAAACCATTGCTAAAGCTACTAACATTGTTGAAGGAGAGGGTGTTGCTGTAGGAGGAGTTACTGACGAGGCTTAGACAGACATGGACCATGTTGAGGAGATCGTCAATGCTCCTTgaagtaaaaatttaaataattttatttcgcTTTATTTCAAAGACAATGGATGCCTCCTGTTTTGAGACTTTTTAATTTAGAAACAATAGGTGCCTCCTATTTTAAGGCTTTTGTTTAAGAAACAATGGGTGCCTCCTTTTTTGAGGcttttattttagaaacaaTGCATTCATCttgttttgaactttgaagttctTCTACTTATGATTCATGCTTGCTCTTTTATTACCTTGCATTTTAACTCGTCATTTGATTTTTCACCATGTTCCGTGATTTCAACTCATCGTTAGAGTCATTACCACGTTTATGATTTTTACTCGTCATTTTGAGTTTTTACCCTATTTTGTGATTTTAACCTATCTTGTGAGTTTTTATCACATTTATGATTTTCAACTCGCCATTTTGAGTTTTTACCATATGTTGTGATTTTAACTCATTTTCTAAGTTTTCACCACATTTATGATTTTAACTCATCATTTTGAGTTTTTACCATATTTTGTGATTTTGACTCATCTTTTGAGTTTTTACCACACTTATGATTTTCACTCGTCATTCAAGCTTTTACCATTCGGGTTCTTATCACGTTTGTGATTTGAACTTGTTGCTAGATTTCAGGTACTTACTTTTCATCATTGAACTTAGCTTTCACACTCTGTCAAACTTTATTGGAAAAAAGGATGGTTGAACAAGCCTTATTATTTCATGCATTCCTCATATAGGAAGGAATTACAAGGAAATAGCAAACTGAAAATAGCTTTATCAAAATActtgaaggaaaagaaatacttagaaaaaacaatgaaatctCACTTATTTGATACGTCGTCTAGCGAGGTGCTCTTACAAACAGAGCGTATTAGACTAGGCAATAGCTTTTACTAATAGTACTTCTTGAGATGTTCCACATTCCAAGGACGAGGAAGTGGATTGCCTTCCGAATCCTTCAAGTAATAGCTTCCTTATCGGGAGTAACAGATGACCTTGTATGGGCCTTCTCAAGTAGGCCCTAATTTCCCTTGTGCTGGATCCCTTGTGAAACTTTCCGCAGCACCATGTCATCGGGGTTGAACCTTCTAAGCTTAACCCTTTGATTATAGTacttctacatttttttttaccgaGTCATTCTCAAGGCCGCCTCATCTCTGACTTTAGCCAAACAATCCAAGTTGAGCCTCAGTTCGTCATTGTTTGTACCTTTGTTGTAATGAGCTAGCCTAAGATTGGAGACTTCTACCTCAGCTAGGATAATTGCTTCAGTGCTGAAGGCCAACTTGAATGGAGTTTCTCCTGTTGGTGTTCTTGCTGTTGTCCTGTAAGCCCATAATACCCCAGGCAACTCTTCAGGCCATg encodes:
- the LOC126704670 gene encoding uncharacterized protein LOC126704670, which encodes MTTHSKGKAKVGKSVWEDPAIALGRAHNVITDDELKGLSSIPSHKLVSHHIHKLVQVLGESLHLMTDYLNSEEKVVMANSKIDSIEAESSKLRKDLIEAMHQSIKDKEKVKELKN